The DNA segment TGAGGCCGCGGCTCAGGCTCATCAGCCCGATCTCGGGGATGGACGCGAACGTCGCCAGCAGTTCGGGGACGAACCAGTCCGCCTGCAGGAACATGTCGTCGTGCCAGCTCATCACCAGCGGCGCGGAGGCCTCCTTCAGCCCGAGGTTCGTGCACATCAGCTCGTGCACGTCGGGGGTATTGGCCCAGCGCAGGTGCCGCTTCCCCCACGCCGTGGCGCAGAGCTCGTCGAGGTACGCGTCCGTGCCGTCCGTGCACCCGTCGGCGATCACGATCAGCTCCACCGGCGCGCCGTCCGCGTGGCGCCGCCACGACTCCAGGCAGCGCCGCAGCATCGGCAGGTTGTCGTGCGTGGGGATGACGACGGAAAGCTCGGGCGTGCTCAACGGGAATGGCTTGGAGGTGATGGAGATGGAATTCCGCCGTGATGTCATCCTGCGGACGGGATGCCCCGAAACCCGACCCGACGTCATCCTGAGGCCGGCCAGACTGCAATTGCCAGGTGCGCCAATGCATGCAGGCCGAAGGATCTATGGCATCGTCCGCACGACAGCCGGAGGTGATGTGCGGTGAGCTTCATCCCCGGGTTGAAACCCGGGGCTGGAACATCAAGAAGTCCGCCTTCGCGGACTCCCCCCAATATCTTCGCGATGAGCGGGCATCAGAGCGAAGCCTGTCGCGCGCACCGCCACATCGGCCACACCGAAGCCTGTAGTCCGCGAAGGCGGACTTCGTGTGGTTGTAGCCGCGATTTCAATCGCCCTGTCCCCCTCGGCTCCCCGGACCTACCCCGGCTTCCGCGCGTACGCCTGCAGGTGCAGCGAGAGGGGGGATTCCACGCCTCGCGGCAGCAATCGCCCCAGGTGCCACACCGCCAGCCGCACCGCGTTGCTCACCGCCCGCCGCGCACGCATCGGCCCCGGCGGCATCAGCTCCGGCGCGGCGATGGCAATGCGCACGTCGGCGAAGCCCGCGTTCTCCAGCGCCCGCCGCAGCGAGCGCACGCCGAAGTGGTTCACGTGCACCAGGTTGTCGGCCACGGTCGCGCGGTAGCCGCGGCTCAGGCGCGCGCGCAACTCCTCCTTGCGCAGCTGCACCCGCCCGTGCGGCACCTTCACCGCGATCCACCCGCCCGGCTCGAGCACCGTCCGCGCGGCCTCCAGCGCCACCACCGGCTGCGGGATGTGCTCCAGCACGTCGATCAGCGTCACCGCGCCGAAGCGGCGCCCCTCCTGCGCCAGCTCGCGCGCGTCCATCCGGTGCACCGGCAGCCCCGTCGCCTTCTGCGCGTACGCGGCGGTGGACGGGTTCAGCTCGACGCCCTCGGCCGCCCATCCGCGCTCCGCGGCGACGTGGATCAGCCGGCCGACGTGCGCGCCCAGGTCCAGCAGCGTGCGCTGGGGGACGAGGCGCTCCAGCCCCTCGATCACCTTGCGGAAGATCAGGTCCTTGTAGCCGGAGGTGAACTCCGTCTCCATCCACTCCGCCGACCAGCGCTGGTCGTACATCCGCCCGAAGTAGTCCGGGAGCGCGGGAAGCGCCTCGGGCTGCCCGAAGCCGCACGCCGCGCAGCGCACGATGCGCACGCCGGCGCCGGTGTAGCGGGCCAGCTCCGGGTCCTGCCGCGCGTACTCGGAGAGCTCGAAGACCGCGGTGTGGACGGGATGGAGATCGGTGCCGCCGCACACCCAGCAGGCGGCGACAGGGGCGAAGCCGGCGTGGGGGGATGGGGCCGTGGAGGGAGGGGAGTCCGGTTGCACGCCCAAAGCTACGCCGCCGCCTCGACGATGTCCACGATGCGGGCCGCCATATGATCCCACGTCCACGCCCGCAGCCGCGTGGACAGATCGAGCGCGGCGGCGCGGTGGTCCGCCATCCCCGCGCGCCAGGCGAGGAGGCGCTCCGCCAGCTCCCCCGCGTCGTCGGGATCGCCCGGCAGCAGCGCGTCCAGCGGCGCCGGGATGCGCTCCGCCACGCCCGCGCCGCGGCTCACGATGGCGGGGATGCCGGTGCACAGCGCCTCCTGCACGGCCAGCCCGTACGCCTCGTAGCGCGTCGGCGCGACCACGGCGTCCGCCGCCCACAGCACCTCGCGGACGTCCGTGCGGAAGCCCAGGAAGCGGATGCGATCGCCCAGCC comes from the Longimicrobium sp. genome and includes:
- a CDS encoding class I SAM-dependent methyltransferase, whose protein sequence is MQPDSPPSTAPSPHAGFAPVAACWVCGGTDLHPVHTAVFELSEYARQDPELARYTGAGVRIVRCAACGFGQPEALPALPDYFGRMYDQRWSAEWMETEFTSGYKDLIFRKVIEGLERLVPQRTLLDLGAHVGRLIHVAAERGWAAEGVELNPSTAAYAQKATGLPVHRMDARELAQEGRRFGAVTLIDVLEHIPQPVVALEAARTVLEPGGWIAVKVPHGRVQLRKEELRARLSRGYRATVADNLVHVNHFGVRSLRRALENAGFADVRIAIAAPELMPPGPMRARRAVSNAVRLAVWHLGRLLPRGVESPLSLHLQAYARKPG